In one window of Juglans regia cultivar Chandler chromosome 3, Walnut 2.0, whole genome shotgun sequence DNA:
- the LOC108984181 gene encoding putative E3 ubiquitin-protein ligase RING1a isoform X1, translated as MPAQKRALGVAEDDPVQDNPSNHHEPSEDAEESDRSPSSSNGDNKDEFVAVKLSDIRKEVQCPICLGIIRKTRTVMECLHRFCRECIDKSMRLGNNECPACRTHCASRRSLRDDPNYDALIAALHPDIDKYEEEESAFHEEEMARNKQIQASIAHTFRRQAEALGKKRSTAKATAAAFVRRSRGYRNAHLRGRRNYRNAAESQGSDENEDANGNDGGKDSSSADELTEVRPKRSKRWLGARFSQPSLAAAGADGGGDENDSEVNKESMGATAGLVSGSERLSWGKGGMRSHTRYGSMSGGNGRNARNSRPSKLADYLRNIEKNDDELTINLMLVPLDEQIIPSLERPYLCCRPTLSVRQLCQYVAMRTTTQHEVELHLVKELHSKINLSTPASSPPGKSLIIDPGKDELRILGEGETLEGLATNDLIHGYLLLAYKRKSWNSNLVMALS; from the exons ATGCCGGCGCAGAAGCGAGCTCTCGGTGTGGCGGAGGATGATCCTGTGCAAGACAACCCCAGCAACCACCATGAACCCTCAGAGGACGCAGAGG AATCTGATCGAAGCCCTTCGTCGAGTAACGGGGACAACAAGGACGA GTTTGTTGCAGTGAAGCTGTCAGATATTCGTAAGGAAGTACAATGTCCAATCTGTCTAG GGATCATTCGGAAAACTAGGACGGTGATGGAATGCCTGCATCGCTTCTGCAGGGAATGCATTGACAAATCTATGAGGCTGGG GAACAATGAATGCCCTGCCTGCCGGACCCATTGCGCCAGTCGTCGTTCCTTGAGAGATGATCCAAACTATGATGCTTTAATTGCAGCTTTGCATCCAGATATTGACAAGTATGAGGAAGAG GAATCGGCTTTCCATGAAGAGGAAATGGCTCGCAATAAGCAG ATACAAGCTTCCATAGCCCACACTTTTCGACGGCAAGCAGAAGCTTTGGGTAAGAAGCGGTCAACAGCTAAAGCCACAGCAGCTGCATTTGTTAGGAGATCACGGGGCTATCGAAATGCTCATCTGAGAGGAAGGAGAAACTATCGAAATGCTGCTGAGAGTCAAGGATCCGATGAGAATGAGGATGCAAATGGTAATGATGGAGGCAAAGATTCATCTTCAGCTGATGAGCTCACAGAAGTCAGAccaaaaagaagcaaaagatGGTTAGGAGCTCGATTTTCTCAGCCTTCTCTGGCAGCTGCAGGAGCTGACGGAGGTGGTGATGAAAATGATTCTGAAGTGAATAAAGAATCTATGGGTGCAACTGCTGGACTTGTTAGCGGCTCAGAAAGGCTTTCCTGGGGCAAAGGTGGCATGCGGAGTCACACACGATATGGCAGTATGAGTGGTGGAAATGGTAGAAATGCACGGAACAGTCGCCCCTCAAAACTGGCTGATTATCTGCGTAACATagagaaaaatgatgatgag TTGACTATCAACCTCATGCTTGTTCCTTTGGATGAACAAATTATACCGAGTTTGGAGAGGCCCTACCTTTGCTGCAGGCCTACCCTGTCAGTTAGACAGCTGTGCCAG TATGTAGCCATGCGAACTACAACCCAACATGAAGTTGAATTGCACTTGGTAAAAGAATTGCATTCCAAAATCAACCTTTCAACCCCTGCAAGTTCTCCACCGGGCAAGTCCCTTATAATTGATCCAGGCAAAGACGAGTTGCGAATCCTAGGGGAGGGGGAAACTCTAGAAGGGCTTGCGACAAACGACCTCATTCATGGCTATTTG CTTCTGGCATACAAGAGAAAGTCATGGAACTCAAATCTTGTGATGGCTTTATCATGA
- the LOC108984181 gene encoding putative E3 ubiquitin-protein ligase RING1a isoform X2, whose amino-acid sequence MVMFMVCAFEIILRWVLLSLALLLWKLPRRVRRRFVAVKLSDIRKEVQCPICLGIIRKTRTVMECLHRFCRECIDKSMRLGNNECPACRTHCASRRSLRDDPNYDALIAALHPDIDKYEEEESAFHEEEMARNKQIQASIAHTFRRQAEALGKKRSTAKATAAAFVRRSRGYRNAHLRGRRNYRNAAESQGSDENEDANGNDGGKDSSSADELTEVRPKRSKRWLGARFSQPSLAAAGADGGGDENDSEVNKESMGATAGLVSGSERLSWGKGGMRSHTRYGSMSGGNGRNARNSRPSKLADYLRNIEKNDDELTINLMLVPLDEQIIPSLERPYLCCRPTLSVRQLCQYVAMRTTTQHEVELHLVKELHSKINLSTPASSPPGKSLIIDPGKDELRILGEGETLEGLATNDLIHGYLLLAYKRKSWNSNLVMALS is encoded by the exons ATGGTTATGTTTATGGTTTGTGCCTTTGAGATTATCCTGAGATGGGTTTTGCTCTCCCTCGCTCTGCTATTGTGGAAGCTGCCTCGTCGAGTTCGACGAAG GTTTGTTGCAGTGAAGCTGTCAGATATTCGTAAGGAAGTACAATGTCCAATCTGTCTAG GGATCATTCGGAAAACTAGGACGGTGATGGAATGCCTGCATCGCTTCTGCAGGGAATGCATTGACAAATCTATGAGGCTGGG GAACAATGAATGCCCTGCCTGCCGGACCCATTGCGCCAGTCGTCGTTCCTTGAGAGATGATCCAAACTATGATGCTTTAATTGCAGCTTTGCATCCAGATATTGACAAGTATGAGGAAGAG GAATCGGCTTTCCATGAAGAGGAAATGGCTCGCAATAAGCAG ATACAAGCTTCCATAGCCCACACTTTTCGACGGCAAGCAGAAGCTTTGGGTAAGAAGCGGTCAACAGCTAAAGCCACAGCAGCTGCATTTGTTAGGAGATCACGGGGCTATCGAAATGCTCATCTGAGAGGAAGGAGAAACTATCGAAATGCTGCTGAGAGTCAAGGATCCGATGAGAATGAGGATGCAAATGGTAATGATGGAGGCAAAGATTCATCTTCAGCTGATGAGCTCACAGAAGTCAGAccaaaaagaagcaaaagatGGTTAGGAGCTCGATTTTCTCAGCCTTCTCTGGCAGCTGCAGGAGCTGACGGAGGTGGTGATGAAAATGATTCTGAAGTGAATAAAGAATCTATGGGTGCAACTGCTGGACTTGTTAGCGGCTCAGAAAGGCTTTCCTGGGGCAAAGGTGGCATGCGGAGTCACACACGATATGGCAGTATGAGTGGTGGAAATGGTAGAAATGCACGGAACAGTCGCCCCTCAAAACTGGCTGATTATCTGCGTAACATagagaaaaatgatgatgag TTGACTATCAACCTCATGCTTGTTCCTTTGGATGAACAAATTATACCGAGTTTGGAGAGGCCCTACCTTTGCTGCAGGCCTACCCTGTCAGTTAGACAGCTGTGCCAG TATGTAGCCATGCGAACTACAACCCAACATGAAGTTGAATTGCACTTGGTAAAAGAATTGCATTCCAAAATCAACCTTTCAACCCCTGCAAGTTCTCCACCGGGCAAGTCCCTTATAATTGATCCAGGCAAAGACGAGTTGCGAATCCTAGGGGAGGGGGAAACTCTAGAAGGGCTTGCGACAAACGACCTCATTCATGGCTATTTG CTTCTGGCATACAAGAGAAAGTCATGGAACTCAAATCTTGTGATGGCTTTATCATGA
- the LOC108984182 gene encoding auxin-repressed 12.5 kDa protein, with translation MVLLEKLWDDVVAGPQPERGLGKLRKITPKPLNIKEMEGEGSKYQRSVSMPASPATPATPKTPVTARKDNVWRSVFHPGSNLATKSIGADLFDKPLPNSPTVYDWLYSGETRSEHR, from the exons ATGGTTCTGCTGGAGAAGCTTTGGGACGATGTTGTGGCTGGACCTCAGCCCGAGCGTGGTCTCGGCAAGCTCAGGAAAATCACCCCCAAGCCCTTGAACATTAAAG AGATGGAAGGAGAGGGGAGCAAGTACCAGAGGTCGGTGTCGATGCCGGCGAGCCCAGCGACACCGGCGACGCCGAAAACACCAGTTACGGCGCGTAAGGACAACGTTTGGAGGAGCGTATTCCATCCCGGTAGCAACCTTGCCACCAAAAGCATCGGTGCCGACCTCTTTGACAAGCCACTGCCCAACTCTCCCACCGTCTATGACtg GCTATACAGTGGAGAAACCCGGAGCGAACATCGTTGA